The Actinomycetes bacterium nucleotide sequence GGCGGGCCGCTTCGAGGGCCATGGCGCCTGACGCACAGGCGCCATAGGCGCTGGTTACCGGTATGCCTGTCCAGCCGAGTGCCTGGGCGAAGGTGGCACCGGCGACGTAGCCGGGGTAGCCGTTGCGCATCGTGTCCGCGCCGGCCACGAAGCCGACGTCGTTCCAGTCGATGCCCGCGTCGTTGAGGGCGTCGCGGGCGGCCGCGACGCCGTACTCCACGAAGTTGCGTCCCCACTTGCCCCACGGGTGCATGCCGACCCCGAGAACTGCGACCTGTTCCATCAGTTCGATCCCTTCAGTCCGACCGGTGCCCACTTCCAGGTGACCACCTCGGTGTTCCGGCCCGACTCCTCGTCGGTCTCCACGAAGAGCGTGTCGAGTACCAGCTCCATCTCCATGCCGAGCGTCAGCTGGTCGACGGTCACTCCGGCAGGTACCTGGCCCATCACGACCATCTTCTCGTCCTCGAGCTCGACCGCAGCGATGCAGAACGGCTCGTGTGGCTCTGTCACCGGCACGTACGGGGGCGGCGGCTGGTACTGGGCGTCGGTGTAGCTCCAGAGCTTGCCGCGGGTCGAGAGCTGGACTTCCTGCAGCGCGGAGTCGGCGTGGCCGGGAGCACGTGACATCACGCGCTCGGGCGGGAAGAAGTAGGTGCCGCTCTCGGTGCAGCGGGTGCCGATCAGGGCCGGCTGGTCGCCCGAGCCGGCCTCGGGCATGTGGAACCAGCCCTCTACTGCCGGTCGGCGTCTGGTCGTTTCGGCCATCTTGGTTCCCCTCGGTGGGCCACTATCTGACGAACCGTCAGATTACCGGTGCCGGGTGGTCCCGTCACCTCCGGCCCGCAACCGCAAGGCCGCGGCGTCGTGCCGCGCCCGCCGGGGCTATCGTCCGCCGGATGCAGAACCCCAACATCGACATCGGCACGTACGGCATCTGGACCGGCTCGCTCGACATGCAGCCCTCCACGGTGGCACGGGAGTGCGCTGCTGAGATCGAGGAGCTCGGCTTCGGTGCGCTGTGGATCCCCGAGACGGTGTTCC carries:
- a CDS encoding benzoylsuccinyl-CoA thiolase; amino-acid sequence: MAETTRRRPAVEGWFHMPEAGSGDQPALIGTRCTESGTYFFPPERVMSRAPGHADSALQEVQLSTRGKLWSYTDAQYQPPPPYVPVTEPHEPFCIAAVELEDEKMVVMGQVPAGVTVDQLTLGMEMELVLDTLFVETDEESGRNTEVVTWKWAPVGLKGSN